The Streptomyces laurentii genome contains a region encoding:
- a CDS encoding hypothetical protein (Hypothetical protein XNR_5124 [Streptomyces albus J1074];~identified by MetaGeneAnnotator; putative) gives MAGFRSLARQVRDPRCDTALRRYALRKCLERFAPYGHRATWDHLCRRHGFGPEDREADPARLVAALEELEEARAVWLAYEAEFAARRRREKRDGLRRPASLDAWHRQIWGGNGVARCDDPEHHPTAPLPEVLGRLVAALRRGPGEGCPVCAGRHVEWRTGNTRDEPWFGPVCVDCGVRIPRPVLSPRARTRAHDPGTASRLARAA, from the coding sequence ATGGCCGGGTTCCGGAGTCTCGCGAGACAGGTCCGCGATCCACGGTGCGACACGGCCTTGCGCCGGTACGCCCTGCGCAAGTGCCTGGAGCGGTTCGCTCCGTACGGTCACCGCGCGACCTGGGACCATCTGTGCCGCAGGCACGGCTTCGGCCCGGAGGACCGGGAGGCGGATCCGGCGCGGCTGGTGGCCGCGCTGGAGGAGCTGGAGGAGGCGCGGGCCGTGTGGCTCGCGTACGAGGCGGAGTTCGCGGCGCGGCGGCGCCGCGAGAAGCGCGACGGGCTGCGCCGGCCCGCCTCTCTCGACGCCTGGCACCGCCAAATCTGGGGCGGCAACGGGGTGGCCCGCTGCGACGACCCGGAGCACCATCCGACCGCGCCGCTGCCGGAGGTGCTGGGGCGGCTGGTGGCCGCGCTGCGGCGGGGCCCGGGCGAGGGCTGCCCGGTGTGCGCGGGGCGGCATGTCGAATGGCGTACGGGAAACACGCGGGACGAGCCGTGGTTCGGCCCGGTGTGCGTGGACTGCGGAGTGCGCATACCGCGCCCCGTCCTGTCCCCCCGCGCCCGGACCCGCGCCCACGACCCGGGGACCGCGTCCCGGCTGGCCCGGGCGGCGTGA
- a CDS encoding hypothetical protein (Erythromycin esterase; pfam05139;~conserved domain protein [Streptomyces venezuelae ATCC10712];~identified by MetaGeneAnnotator; putative), with amino-acid sequence MHTLRTRRRRPFRPLRPLTALLAAACLGLAVPVAQAAERPASTPDPARELAATAGPLTDTRTLERIVGSAKVVGIGEATHSSAEFFTAKHRIFEDLVERRGFTTFALEANWSTGLLVDGYVRSGKGDIEKIMRDEFQNSYAFWNTGEYLDLFRWMRQHNLRHPGHQVRFMGNDLGYAGPNLFDEVTDYVTRTRPALLPRFRELYRASRPAGDDVDAWMNAYMNMPITERRAMGADVRRALALLEEQGPAGPGRAAREAHTWAVQHARAIAQVGTEYTYDFGSDQGIAGAMLYRDRIMAENTVWWQRHTGDRMVLSAHDGHVGYETPNPAQYPRIQGAFLRDALGRDYVSIGAAFGQGSFTAHDMEAPGEPLRVFTLGPLGPDSNEAVLDRVSTRPFLLDTRTATPAARAWLAGARPTRSIGTAYPWPGDVTDQSLSRSYDAVVYFPRISAARLRH; translated from the coding sequence ATGCACACGTTACGCACCCGTCGCCGCCGGCCCTTCCGTCCCCTGCGCCCGCTCACGGCCCTGCTGGCCGCCGCCTGCCTGGGCCTCGCGGTCCCCGTCGCCCAGGCCGCCGAGCGGCCCGCGTCCACCCCCGACCCGGCCCGTGAACTCGCCGCCACCGCAGGCCCGTTGACCGACACACGGACACTGGAGCGGATCGTCGGCTCGGCGAAGGTGGTGGGGATCGGCGAGGCCACGCACAGCTCCGCCGAGTTCTTCACCGCCAAGCACCGGATCTTCGAAGACCTCGTCGAGCGGCGTGGGTTCACCACCTTCGCGCTGGAGGCCAACTGGAGCACCGGCCTGCTCGTCGACGGCTACGTCCGCTCCGGCAAGGGCGACATCGAGAAGATCATGCGGGACGAGTTCCAGAACTCCTACGCCTTCTGGAACACCGGCGAGTACCTCGACCTCTTCCGCTGGATGCGACAGCACAATCTGCGCCATCCCGGCCATCAGGTCCGCTTCATGGGCAACGACCTCGGCTACGCCGGCCCGAACCTCTTCGACGAGGTCACCGACTACGTGACCCGCACCCGCCCGGCCCTGCTCCCCCGCTTCCGGGAGCTGTACCGCGCCTCGCGGCCGGCCGGCGACGACGTCGACGCCTGGATGAACGCGTACATGAACATGCCGATCACCGAGCGGCGGGCCATGGGCGCGGACGTCCGGCGGGCGCTCGCCCTGCTCGAGGAGCAGGGCCCGGCGGGTCCGGGGCGCGCGGCGCGCGAGGCGCACACCTGGGCGGTGCAGCACGCGCGGGCGATCGCCCAGGTCGGCACGGAGTACACGTACGACTTCGGGAGCGACCAGGGCATCGCCGGGGCCATGCTCTACCGCGACCGGATCATGGCCGAGAACACGGTGTGGTGGCAGCGGCACACGGGCGACCGGATGGTCCTGTCCGCGCACGACGGGCATGTCGGCTACGAGACGCCGAACCCCGCGCAGTACCCGCGCATCCAGGGCGCGTTCCTGCGTGACGCGCTGGGCCGGGACTACGTGTCCATCGGCGCGGCCTTCGGGCAGGGCTCGTTCACCGCGCACGACATGGAGGCGCCCGGCGAGCCGCTCCGGGTCTTCACCCTGGGCCCGCTCGGGCCGGACAGCAACGAGGCCGTCCTGGACCGGGTCTCGACGCGCCCGTTCCTCCTCGACACGCGGACCGCCACACCGGCCGCGCGGGCCTGGCTGGCCGGCGCCCGGCCGACCCGGTCGATCGGCACCGCGTATCCGTGGCCGGGCGACGTGACCGACCAGTCGCTGTCCCGGTCGTACGACGCGGTCGTCTACTTCCCGCGGATCTCCGCGGCGAGACTGCGCCACTGA
- a CDS encoding oxidoreductase (NAD(P) binding site [chemical binding];~classical (c) SDRs; cd05233;~identified by MetaGeneAnnotator; putative;~oxidoreductase [Streptomyces cattleya NRRL 8057 = DSM46488]) → MDPMSSLEGTGVVVTGAAGGIGAALARRFAAEGARVVVNDLDPERTRAVADEIGALAVPGDASTVVDEARAALAGTGAAVDIWCANAGLGSPGDAFADEETWAAAWDVNVMAHVRAARALLPDWLERGSGRFVSTVSAAGLLTMIGAAPYSVSKHGAYAFAEWLSLTYRHRGLKVHAICPQGVRTDMLTAAGSAGELLLAPTAVAPEAVADALFDAMAADRFLVLPHPEVAGYYEARATDPERWIGGMNRIQRTWEANGG, encoded by the coding sequence GTGGACCCGATGAGTTCGCTTGAGGGCACGGGAGTGGTCGTGACCGGCGCGGCCGGCGGCATCGGCGCCGCACTCGCCCGCCGGTTCGCCGCCGAGGGCGCGCGGGTCGTCGTCAACGACCTCGACCCGGAGCGCACCCGGGCCGTCGCCGACGAGATCGGCGCCCTCGCCGTCCCCGGCGACGCCTCCACCGTCGTCGACGAGGCCCGCGCCGCGCTCGCGGGCACCGGCGCGGCCGTCGACATCTGGTGCGCCAACGCCGGACTCGGCTCGCCCGGCGACGCGTTCGCCGACGAGGAGACATGGGCCGCCGCCTGGGACGTCAACGTCATGGCCCATGTCCGCGCCGCCCGCGCCCTGCTGCCCGACTGGCTGGAGCGCGGCAGCGGCCGCTTCGTGTCCACCGTGTCGGCCGCCGGCCTGCTCACCATGATCGGCGCCGCCCCGTACAGCGTGTCCAAGCACGGCGCGTACGCCTTCGCCGAATGGCTCTCCCTCACCTACCGCCACCGCGGCCTCAAGGTCCACGCGATCTGCCCGCAGGGCGTCCGCACGGACATGCTCACCGCCGCCGGATCGGCCGGCGAACTCCTCCTCGCCCCCACCGCCGTCGCGCCCGAGGCCGTCGCCGACGCCCTGTTCGACGCCATGGCCGCCGACCGTTTCCTGGTCCTGCCGCACCCCGAGGTCGCGGGCTACTACGAGGCCCGGGCCACCGACCCCGAGCGGTGGATCGGCGGCATGAACCGTATCCAGCGCACCTGGGAGGCGAACGGCGGCTGA
- a CDS encoding acyl-CoA dehydrogenase (Acyl-CoA dehydrogenase; cl09933;~Acyl-CoA dehydrogenases [Lipid metabolism]; COG1960;~acyl-CoA dehydrogenase [Rhodococcus jostii RHA1];~identified by MetaGeneAnnotator; putative): protein MDFAFDARTEELRAKLLAFMDEHVYPAEAVAEEQRATLASPWDVPPIVEELKAEARRQGLWNLFLPDTAYGAGLTNLQYAPLAEITGRSPHLAPTVTNCAAPDTGNMELLAQFGDEAQKKQWLEPLLAGEIRSAFAMTEPEVASSDATNIETRIRRDGDSYVVDGRKWYISGAMHPDCRIFIVMGKTDPDGADVRRQQSMILVPRDTPGVEVRRAMRVYGYEDHSHGGHAEVVFDQVRVPAANLLGEEGSGFAIAQARLGPGRIHHCMRLIGMAERAVELMCRRALSRTAFGKPLAQQGVVQNWIADARVTIEQLRLLVLKTAWLMDTAGNRGAHTEIQAIKIATPRAVVGIIDQAVQLYGAGGVSQDSPLAELWAAARTLRLADGPDEVHQRSLARRELKTYM, encoded by the coding sequence ATGGACTTCGCGTTCGACGCCCGCACCGAGGAACTGCGGGCGAAACTCCTCGCCTTCATGGACGAGCACGTGTACCCCGCCGAAGCCGTCGCCGAGGAGCAGCGCGCCACGCTCGCCTCCCCGTGGGACGTCCCGCCGATCGTCGAGGAGCTGAAGGCCGAGGCGCGCCGCCAGGGCCTGTGGAACCTCTTCCTGCCGGACACCGCGTACGGGGCCGGGCTCACCAACCTGCAGTACGCGCCGCTCGCCGAGATCACCGGCCGCAGCCCGCACCTCGCGCCCACCGTCACCAACTGCGCCGCCCCCGACACCGGGAACATGGAGCTGCTCGCCCAGTTCGGCGACGAGGCGCAGAAGAAGCAGTGGCTGGAGCCGCTGCTCGCGGGCGAGATCCGGTCGGCGTTCGCGATGACCGAGCCCGAGGTCGCCTCGTCCGACGCGACCAACATCGAGACCCGGATCCGGCGGGACGGCGACTCGTACGTCGTCGACGGCCGCAAGTGGTACATCTCCGGGGCGATGCACCCCGACTGCCGGATCTTCATCGTCATGGGCAAGACGGACCCGGACGGCGCCGACGTCCGCCGCCAGCAGTCGATGATCCTGGTCCCCCGGGACACCCCCGGGGTCGAGGTGCGGCGCGCGATGCGGGTGTACGGGTACGAGGACCACTCCCACGGCGGCCACGCCGAGGTCGTCTTCGACCAGGTCCGGGTCCCGGCCGCGAACCTGCTGGGCGAGGAGGGCAGCGGCTTCGCCATCGCCCAGGCCCGCCTCGGGCCGGGCCGCATCCACCACTGCATGCGGCTGATCGGCATGGCCGAGCGGGCGGTCGAGCTGATGTGCCGGCGCGCGCTCTCCCGTACCGCCTTCGGCAAGCCGCTCGCCCAGCAGGGCGTCGTGCAGAACTGGATCGCGGACGCCCGGGTGACGATCGAGCAGTTGCGGCTGCTCGTCCTCAAGACGGCCTGGCTGATGGACACCGCCGGCAACCGGGGCGCCCACACCGAGATCCAGGCCATCAAGATCGCCACACCGCGGGCGGTCGTCGGCATCATCGACCAGGCGGTGCAGCTGTACGGCGCGGGCGGCGTCTCGCAGGACTCCCCGCTCGCCGAGCTGTGGGCGGCGGCGCGGACGCTGCGGCTCGCCGACGGGCCGGACGAGGTGCACCAGCGGTCGCTGGCGCGCCGGGAGCTGAAGACATACATGTGA
- a CDS encoding tetR-family transcriptional regulator (Helix-turn-helix domains; cl00088;~TetR-family transcriptional regulator [Streptomyces albus J1074];~Transcriptional regulator [Transcription]; COG1309;~identified by MetaGeneAnnotator; putative), which produces MPRTTDGSGTPVPQRLLAAATRLFAEQGYDRTSVQEIVEAAGVTKGALYHYFGSKEDLLQEVYARVLRLQQERLDAYADSDAPVERRLRDAAADVVVTTIENLDDASIFFRSMHHLSPEKNQQVRAERRRYHQRFRALIEEGQRAGVFSDATPADLVVDYHFGSVHHLSTWYRPDGPLTPQQVADHLADLLLRALRP; this is translated from the coding sequence ATGCCCAGGACGACGGACGGGAGCGGAACGCCCGTCCCCCAGAGGCTGCTGGCCGCCGCCACCCGGCTCTTCGCCGAGCAGGGCTACGACCGGACCTCCGTCCAGGAGATCGTGGAAGCGGCCGGCGTCACCAAGGGCGCCCTCTACCACTACTTCGGCTCCAAGGAGGACCTGCTCCAGGAGGTGTACGCGCGCGTGCTGCGACTCCAGCAGGAGCGCCTGGACGCCTACGCGGACTCCGACGCGCCGGTCGAACGGCGGCTGCGCGACGCGGCCGCGGACGTGGTCGTCACCACCATCGAGAACCTCGACGACGCGTCGATCTTCTTCCGCTCCATGCACCACCTCAGCCCGGAGAAGAACCAGCAGGTACGGGCCGAACGGCGGCGCTACCACCAGCGGTTCCGCGCCCTGATCGAGGAGGGCCAGCGGGCCGGGGTGTTCTCCGACGCGACCCCGGCCGACCTGGTGGTGGACTACCACTTCGGCTCGGTCCACCACCTGTCCACCTGGTACCGCCCGGACGGACCGCTCACCCCGCAGCAGGTGGCCGACCACCTCGCCGACCTCCTGCTGCGCGCCCTGCGCCCGTAG
- a CDS encoding serine-threonine protein kinase (identified by MetaGeneAnnotator; putative;~sequence version:1), with the protein MTTTVTSVEPYHEIVFDKDGEGPAGQADALAALARRGCTDLVVFTHGWNNTPSQAAGFFDRFFAPFPRVAGTSARLGYAGLVWPSIMFSDEQVPDYAAVAAAVPERATAVARLAELAEAEPADDASLAEFARLLRELAGVPDGPGLAAGSDVPGFLVGDPRAVYAMFADAHETATGAGAAELFGGDPVKRLWRGAKEALRQATYYTMKRRAGVVGERGLGPLLGELARKAPDVRVHLTGHSFGARLIAHALGGLPEGVRPVKSVTLLQGAFSHYAFADRVPYGSARAGSLPGLQARVDGPLVACHSRHDTALGIFYPLASRLARDDDALLGDDRRWWAVGHDGVQAVPGTSAVTLAAALHDGLPASGCVNVDAAAVVSEHSDICHQELARVVARAGRFA; encoded by the coding sequence ATGACCACGACGGTGACGAGTGTCGAGCCGTACCACGAGATCGTGTTCGACAAGGACGGCGAGGGCCCGGCCGGGCAGGCGGACGCGCTGGCGGCGCTCGCCCGGCGGGGATGCACGGACCTGGTGGTCTTCACGCACGGCTGGAACAACACGCCGTCGCAGGCCGCCGGGTTCTTCGACCGCTTCTTCGCGCCCTTCCCGCGGGTGGCGGGCACGTCGGCGCGGCTGGGGTACGCGGGGCTCGTCTGGCCCTCGATCATGTTCTCGGACGAGCAGGTGCCCGACTACGCGGCGGTGGCCGCGGCCGTCCCGGAACGGGCGACGGCGGTCGCCCGGCTCGCGGAGCTGGCCGAGGCGGAGCCCGCGGACGACGCGTCGCTCGCGGAGTTCGCCCGGCTGCTGCGGGAGCTGGCGGGGGTGCCGGACGGCCCCGGGCTCGCCGCCGGGTCCGACGTGCCGGGGTTCCTGGTCGGGGACCCGCGGGCGGTGTACGCGATGTTCGCCGACGCGCACGAGACGGCGACGGGCGCGGGGGCGGCCGAGCTGTTCGGCGGCGATCCGGTGAAGCGGCTGTGGCGCGGTGCCAAGGAGGCGCTGCGGCAGGCGACGTACTACACGATGAAGCGCCGCGCGGGTGTGGTCGGCGAGCGCGGGCTCGGTCCGCTGCTCGGCGAACTCGCCCGGAAAGCACCGGACGTGCGGGTCCATCTGACCGGGCACAGCTTCGGCGCCCGGCTGATCGCGCACGCGCTGGGCGGACTGCCGGAGGGGGTGCGCCCGGTCAAGTCGGTGACATTGCTCCAGGGCGCCTTCTCGCACTACGCGTTCGCCGACCGGGTGCCGTACGGATCGGCCCGGGCCGGCTCGCTGCCCGGGTTGCAGGCGCGGGTGGACGGGCCGCTGGTCGCCTGCCACTCCCGGCACGACACGGCGCTCGGGATCTTCTACCCGCTGGCGTCCCGGCTGGCCCGGGACGACGACGCGCTGCTCGGCGACGACCGCCGCTGGTGGGCCGTGGGCCACGACGGGGTCCAGGCCGTTCCCGGCACATCCGCCGTCACGCTGGCGGCGGCGCTGCACGACGGGCTGCCCGCCTCGGGGTGCGTCAACGTGGACGCCGCCGCGGTGGTGTCCGAGCACAGCGACATCTGCCACCAGGAGCTGGCCCGGGTGGTGGCGCGGGCCGGGCGCTTCGCCTGA
- a CDS encoding merR-family transcriptional regulator (DNA binding residues [nucleotide binding];~Helix-Turn-Helix DNA binding domain of transcription regulators from the MerR superfamily; cl02600;~MerR-family transcriptional regulator [Streptomyces albus J1074];~identified by MetaGeneAnnotator; putative;~redox-sensitive transcriptional activator SoxR; TIGR01950), with amino-acid sequence MRRAVCRRLGRVSQIPGKIHELTVGQLSARSGAAVSALHFYESKGLIDSRRTSGNQRRYTRDTLRRVAFIRAAQRVGIPLATVRDALAQLPEERTPTREDWARLSGTWRAELDERIDRLGKLRDHLTDCIGCGCLSLETCVLSNPDDVFGERITGSRLLGERKPG; translated from the coding sequence GTGCGCCGTGCGGTCTGCCGTAGGCTCGGACGGGTGTCGCAGATTCCCGGGAAGATCCACGAACTCACCGTCGGCCAGCTGTCCGCGCGCAGCGGAGCAGCCGTCTCGGCCCTGCACTTCTACGAGTCCAAGGGGCTGATCGACAGCCGTCGCACCAGCGGCAACCAGCGCCGCTACACCCGCGACACGCTGCGCCGGGTCGCCTTCATCCGGGCCGCCCAGCGCGTCGGCATCCCGCTCGCCACCGTGCGCGACGCGCTCGCCCAGCTGCCCGAGGAGCGCACCCCCACCCGGGAGGACTGGGCCCGGCTCTCCGGAACCTGGCGGGCCGAACTCGACGAACGCATAGACCGGCTCGGCAAATTGCGCGACCACCTGACGGACTGCATCGGTTGTGGCTGCCTGTCTCTGGAGACCTGCGTGCTGTCCAACCCCGACGACGTCTTCGGCGAGCGGATCACCGGCTCGCGCCTGCTGGGCGAGCGCAAGCCGGGCTGA
- a CDS encoding hypothetical protein (Adenylation domain of proteins similar to ATP-dependent polynucleotide ligases; cl12015;~DRB0094 family RNA ligase [Streptomyces sp. C];~RNA ligase, DRB0094 family; TIGR02306;~The tRNA binding domain is also knownas the Myf domain in literature. This domain is foundin a diverse collection of tRNA binding proteins, including prokaryotic phenylalanyl tRNAsynthetases (PheRS), methionyl-tRNA synthetases (MetRS), human...; cl00320;~identified by MetaGeneAnnotator; putative;~putative tRNA-binding site [nucleotide binding]), whose product MSTLRVTAETLTVHVHPNADALELAQVGLYRAVVAKGTYRSGDIALYIPEQAVLPDALVDELGLTGRLAGKAGNRVKAVRLRGELSQGLVCRPRALDGVDLRRAAEDGTDFAERLGITKWAPPIPPTMSGAVESAPDLLPWVEIENLHRFPDVFAPGEPVVLTEKLHGTACLVTYLAEEDRTLVSSKGFGARGMALVEDPRNLYWRAVLRHGLSAVAARLAKRLGARRVGLYGEVYGDGVQDLAYGADARAEDGVGYALFDVSAEIDGQVRWLDPAEVLEPGELPLVPRLYTGPYERDHVLALASGRETVSGRELHLREGVVIRPVTERYSPVVGGRAIAKAVSPAYLTRKGGTEYE is encoded by the coding sequence ATGTCGACGCTGCGCGTCACCGCCGAGACCCTGACCGTCCACGTCCACCCGAACGCCGACGCGCTCGAACTCGCGCAGGTCGGCCTCTACCGGGCGGTCGTCGCCAAGGGCACGTACCGCAGTGGTGACATCGCGCTCTACATCCCCGAACAGGCCGTGCTGCCCGACGCGCTCGTCGACGAACTGGGTCTGACCGGGCGGCTCGCCGGGAAGGCGGGCAACCGGGTCAAGGCGGTCCGGCTGCGCGGCGAGCTGTCACAGGGGCTGGTGTGCCGGCCGCGCGCGCTCGACGGGGTGGACCTGCGCCGGGCGGCCGAGGACGGCACGGACTTCGCGGAGCGGCTCGGGATCACCAAGTGGGCGCCGCCGATCCCGCCGACCATGAGCGGCGCGGTGGAGTCCGCGCCGGATCTGCTGCCGTGGGTCGAGATCGAGAACCTGCACCGGTTTCCGGACGTCTTCGCGCCCGGCGAGCCCGTCGTCCTCACCGAGAAGCTGCACGGCACGGCCTGCCTCGTGACGTACCTCGCCGAGGAGGACCGCACACTCGTCTCCTCGAAGGGCTTCGGCGCCCGGGGCATGGCCCTCGTCGAGGACCCGCGCAACCTGTACTGGCGCGCCGTCCTCCGGCACGGTCTGTCGGCCGTCGCCGCCCGGCTCGCGAAGCGGCTCGGCGCGCGCCGGGTCGGGCTCTACGGCGAGGTGTACGGGGACGGGGTGCAGGACCTGGCGTACGGGGCGGACGCCCGCGCCGAGGACGGGGTGGGGTACGCGCTGTTCGACGTGTCCGCCGAGATCGACGGGCAGGTGCGCTGGCTGGACCCGGCCGAGGTGCTGGAGCCGGGCGAGCTGCCGCTCGTACCGCGCCTGTACACCGGCCCGTACGAGCGGGATCACGTCCTCGCGCTGGCGAGCGGCCGGGAGACGGTCTCGGGGCGCGAACTGCACCTGCGCGAAGGAGTCGTGATCCGCCCGGTGACCGAGCGGTACAGCCCCGTCGTCGGCGGGCGCGCGATCGCGAAGGCGGTCAGCCCGGCGTATCTGACCCGTAAGGGCGGCACCGAGTACGAGTGA
- a CDS encoding hypothetical protein (identified by MetaGeneAnnotator; putative;~sequence version:1) has protein sequence MLLKPALRATAVLAVVATLAAPAAWAAPAPESVPEPAATSLSAPVASAADGLATSDLTGRARLGYPVETEAVRVTVEAHATFGPGSFPTRSWGTFRISHVIDGKDYWGDFAVDCLTTGGPTATVTGRLQRTSPGHPWREALDAHTRMGLSFYVPRDGAGGPARVGLSGATLKKQPLLTKCMSSAADMPVVEGGYTLGDRHV, from the coding sequence ATGCTGCTGAAGCCCGCCTTGCGCGCCACCGCCGTCCTCGCCGTCGTCGCGACGCTCGCCGCCCCGGCCGCCTGGGCGGCCCCCGCGCCGGAGTCCGTGCCCGAGCCCGCGGCCACGTCGCTTTCCGCGCCCGTCGCGTCCGCCGCCGACGGCCTCGCCACCTCCGACCTGACGGGGCGGGCCAGGCTCGGCTACCCGGTCGAGACGGAGGCGGTACGGGTCACCGTCGAAGCCCATGCCACCTTCGGGCCCGGCTCCTTCCCCACCCGCTCCTGGGGCACCTTCCGTATCTCCCACGTCATCGACGGCAAGGACTACTGGGGCGACTTCGCGGTCGACTGCCTCACCACCGGCGGCCCCACCGCCACCGTGACCGGACGCCTTCAGCGCACCAGCCCCGGCCACCCGTGGCGCGAGGCCCTCGACGCGCACACCCGGATGGGCCTCAGTTTCTACGTGCCCCGGGACGGCGCAGGCGGCCCGGCCCGTGTCGGACTGTCCGGAGCCACCCTCAAGAAGCAGCCGCTCCTGACGAAGTGCATGTCCTCCGCGGCCGACATGCCGGTCGTCGAGGGCGGCTACACCCTCGGCGACCGGCACGTGTGA
- a CDS encoding yzbB protein (Protein of unknown function (DUF1343); pfam07075;~YzbB [Streptomyces sp. PAMC26508];~identified by MetaGeneAnnotator; putative), protein MSLSRRGPSRRGLLTAGGGVVAAAAAGVGAGTVPAAADPPPGRGRAVRTGFDRLAAGGYAPLAGQRVGVVTNPTGITADARHLVDVMHADDRVDLVAVFGPEHGFRGTAQAGGSEGRYDDPATGLPVYDTYTKSGQPLADVFTASGVDTVVFDIQDVGARFYTYIWTLYDCMEAAALAGKRFVVLDRPNPVTGRAALGPVLDRAYATFVGREPIAQAHGMTVAELARLFNAEFLAKPVPLETVAATGWRRADFFDTTGLPWVPPSPNMPTPDTALVYSGTCLFEGTNLSEGRGTTRPFELLGAEGIDGSWAEAANALGLPGVRFREAYFAPTFSKFQGKTVGGVQLMVHDRTAFDPVRTGIALLVTARRTWSGFAWRPDDWIDKLTGSARVRTMIDASAPVDEVAGAWEADLAAFRAMRKAYLMYH, encoded by the coding sequence ATGAGCCTGTCCAGGCGGGGTCCGTCCCGGCGCGGCCTGCTGACCGCGGGCGGCGGCGTGGTCGCGGCGGCAGCGGCGGGAGTGGGGGCGGGCACGGTGCCCGCGGCGGCGGACCCGCCGCCCGGCCGGGGCCGCGCGGTGCGGACCGGCTTCGACCGGCTCGCCGCCGGCGGCTACGCGCCGCTCGCCGGCCAACGGGTCGGCGTGGTCACCAACCCGACCGGCATCACCGCCGACGCCCGCCACCTCGTGGACGTGATGCACGCCGACGACCGGGTGGACCTGGTCGCCGTCTTCGGCCCCGAGCACGGCTTCCGGGGCACGGCGCAGGCGGGCGGTTCCGAGGGCCGCTACGACGACCCGGCGACGGGACTGCCGGTCTACGACACGTACACCAAGAGCGGACAGCCGCTGGCGGACGTGTTCACGGCCTCCGGCGTCGACACGGTCGTCTTCGACATCCAGGACGTGGGCGCCCGCTTCTACACGTACATCTGGACGCTGTACGACTGTATGGAGGCGGCCGCGCTCGCCGGGAAGCGGTTCGTCGTCCTGGACCGGCCGAACCCGGTGACCGGGCGGGCCGCGCTCGGCCCCGTCCTCGACCGGGCGTACGCCACGTTCGTGGGCCGTGAGCCGATCGCGCAGGCGCACGGGATGACGGTCGCGGAGCTGGCCCGGCTGTTCAACGCGGAGTTCCTGGCGAAGCCCGTACCGCTGGAGACGGTCGCCGCCACGGGCTGGCGGCGGGCCGACTTCTTCGACACGACCGGGCTGCCGTGGGTGCCGCCGAGCCCCAACATGCCGACGCCCGACACGGCGCTGGTCTACTCCGGCACCTGCCTGTTCGAGGGCACCAACCTGTCCGAGGGGCGCGGCACCACCCGGCCGTTCGAACTGCTCGGCGCCGAGGGGATCGACGGGTCCTGGGCGGAGGCGGCCAACGCGCTCGGGCTGCCGGGGGTGCGCTTCCGGGAGGCGTACTTCGCGCCGACGTTCTCCAAGTTCCAGGGGAAGACGGTCGGCGGGGTGCAGCTGATGGTGCACGACCGGACGGCCTTCGACCCGGTACGGACCGGGATCGCGCTGCTCGTCACGGCGCGGCGGACGTGGAGCGGGTTCGCGTGGCGGCCGGACGACTGGATCGACAAGCTGACCGGTTCGGCGCGGGTGCGCACGATGATCGACGCGAGCGCGCCGGTGGACGAGGTCGCCGGGGCCTGGGAGGCGGACCTGGCGGCGTTCCGGGCGATGCGGAAGGCGTATCTGATGTACCACTGA